GGAGGTGAATGGAGTTTTGACTACCAGATATCGTACTTTGATAGTCTTGGCGTTATTCCCCTCTCCAAAGGTAGTGAGTAACgaggcgtagcccatcacgtcTACCTGCTCCCCGGAAAATCCAACCAAAGTTCCGGCGTATGGCTACAACTGTTCCTctgctaattgcatggccttaAAAGGCCTCCCAGTACATAATATCTGCTGAGCTTCCTGAATCGATCAATACTCTCTTTACGTCGCAGTTCAGGATTTGGACTTGTATTACCAAAGGGTCATCATCGTGAGGTGCCACCTTAAGTCCATCTTTTGCTGTGAATGCCAAATCTGGGATGGCGAGCGATTGCGGTTGTCTCACGAGGTATATCTCTGAGATTGCGCGGCGCACATATCGCTTCCTCGCCGAGCTTGACTCGCCTCCTCCTGAGAATCCCCCCGCTATTGTATTCACAGAGATCCTTCCTTTGGGAGGTTCCTTACCTGGCCCGGGAGTATTCCGCGGTTCTTTCCTAGGGATTTTGGGCACGACGACTCGGCCATGTGCGGCGTCTTCAATGAACTTCCGGAGGTGGCCGCTTTTTATCAATTCCTCGATCAAATCTCTCAGGCGGAAACAATTCTCCGTAGAATGACCTCTGCATCTGTGATAGGAGCACCAGGCGTTGTCGTCGAGCCCCATGGGGATATTGGTGGTTCTCCTGGCGGGGAGGTTTGCCAACCCGCTCGCAAGAATTTCGTCTAATACGTAAGCTTTTGACGTATTTAATGGCGTAAATTCTCCACTGGCGGGATGGTTTCTGAACTCTCTTCTTGATGGTTGATGGTAGGGCTTACCATGGCGCCTTTGCCATGAGTCTCCTTGATGGCCTCCAGCCTTTTGTCGCTGGTGATCTGGCGCTTTTGTAGTACGGCTCACATATTCTTTCTCCTTGGCATCTTtttgccttttctcggcgttGCTCTCTTCGCCCTTTATGTAACACTCCGCTCTCTTGTTTACCTCCTGCATTGATGATGCTGGTTTTTGGGCTAAGGATTCGTTGAAATGCCCTGCTCTCAGTCCGTTGTGGAAAGCCGCCACGAACATCTCTTGGTTTGGATTCGAAACCTTAATGGTGGCCTCGCAGAATATGGTGAGAAAGCTGCGTAACGATTCGTTGTGGTTTTGGCGAATGGAAAAAAGACTAGTTGACGTGACTTTCACGTGTTTTGATCCAGCGAATTGGTGGATGAACTTTTTGTGAAAATCAGCGTAACTTTCTATTGAATTTCTTGGAAGATTCATATACCAGCGCAAGGCTACGTCTTTAAAGGTGCCGGCTAGTAATTTACATTTTAGGTGTTCCGGAGCGTTGATTATGGCAGTTTGTGTTCCTATTGCCATCAAATGCTCCCGAGGGTCCGTTTTTCCGTCAAAagtaggaaggtgaggaaccttTATTGCTTCTAAGACTTAAGTATCCCATAAGTGTTGTGCCAAAGGCTGTACGTCCATGACGCTCtctccttcctcctcttctAAAATCATCtttgctttttctttctcatgtgCTCTTTCGGCCTCAATGGCCGCAATCTGAATCTGCAAACGCCGTATTTCCACGACGGCGGCTTACAAAGTACTGACACTAGAATTATCGTTATTTccgtgttctccagccatgtggagATGTTTAATTTCTGTCTAGTTTGATGTGGTAGGCTGGGACAAAtgtttttaccgcagccccacggtgggcgccaaaatgttctggtaaaaactcaaagggggttgtattattgattaaatgatgtgattacacttggttcaatcccaacaaccctgggagttttataagtcagaatgtTCTCTTCTAACAAATGAGAGTGTGAAGCTATTTATAGACCGCtaagtcttcttctccaagctatggTTCCTAGAAATTCGGTCCTCAACACCTTCTTCGGTGATAcagcgtgaaaatagggatggtaaccttggtctccaagctatggcagttATGGGAAGTTGATTTCTTCCTTCTTAAGCTAGCGGTTGACGCAGGGAAGGAgaagatatttataataatatagaaTCCACCCCTCTTGGCGTTGCGTCGTCGTTGCGGGTCACGCCCTAGCTTCTTATCGCCTATTGGGTATTTAGGGTTTACTTGATTTGGGTCTATCATCCTTCTTACTCTAATTGGGCTTACTGGATATTtccttaagcccattgcccagtccacttaaaaaaattatataaattttttttgtgtcaagcaaatgacaaacaattttactgttcattacttttaaataaataatattaaaattaaaatcgccccattttgcttctcaaatgtgaaattttttcacacggggacatgagataaaatactcctggagaaaacaaatgtctaaaggagagagatgacaattaagaacaaatatattaaccgttagattagtttttgcataatgaccctttttttatgaaaataaaagaacaaatatatgaacatgtgagttgggaacgcGGAGTGGAGTGTCACTCTCCATTCtgccatttctccttaaaatctccaaaatttggatactttatcatatttaaataaactattacattaaatataaaattaattttacaaataattaaaaaaatcacaatattaaaattttaataatccatatttttcatgtgtgaaaaaaaatgatctatatttttcatagaacattaacccgggcgatagcacgggtaagttatactagttccTTCTTATATGAGTACCacacataatttttatttttattgaagatATTCTCAAAGGTTGCCACATAGGAAAATATGTTCTCACAAGTTGCCACATGGATTATGATAAATGAGAGGATGTCACATGTGAAaagtgatcaagagagagaaactcctaaacatataatatatagatagatataggAACTCTTCTCTctcgacccccctcatttcttttctaccccctgaattttcgtttttgcccttgggggtacttcggtttatacggaccaaatttttttgtcatgctaaaaaatttcggtttatataaaccgaaatattgtgttccaaatttttttccagctttcctacataaattatgcatgagaccctcaacttccacaatttatttgaaatactaaacgatgtccaaTTTGAGTAAACGatcactcgttggaaagcttagggtgtcaagaatacaaatataatttttgttttgagggttaactatccaattggttcagtttgaccaaataatgggtactggtacagaaacagggcataaacttttctcaaacttgcaAGTAGATTTtatcatactatacttaatgaaatttaacaattccggtgtcaatattgtagtaaattttgtcttctttacactggattaaaaataattagaatacgacttatattcagagatctatgataaatttaccacaggtatctctacaacattttgcagaaacttttctcaaacttgtaggtagatttgctcatactatacttaatgaaatttaacaattccggtgtcaatattgtattaaattttgtcttctttacactggattaaaaatcattagcatacgacttatattcagagagatatgctaaatttaccacggGTAgttctacacgaattttcacataaatttttcttctttttggggggtatatgttatttcggtttatataaaccgaattttttttccatgtttaaaaacttcggttcgtaaaaaccgaagtttgttaGCAAAAATTTTTCAAACCGCAATGGGCAAAATtagatttttggggggtagaaaagaaatgaggggggtcgggagagaaaagttCATAATATAGAGCATATTGGTAACGATTGAGTTCATAGTATCCTAATAAAAGCACGcggttcaaaatataaattccgATCTATGCCCATgtgaagggcaaaattggatttttggaGATATGAGACCAACCTGAGGGGGCCTAAAGAGCAaaatttatcatcatcatcaccatcataaaaagtaaaaacagaGCAAGTGCACGTAGATCGTGATAAATTAGATACTTGTAATCCGGCCCAACACATCGTATGGTTCCCAGATACACCATAATATGTAGCTAATcactaattattattacaattaGTAAATCCTGATTGATTAACTTTATAGAGCAAAAACAAAACTGAGCAACAGATTTTTGCCAAACAGGACTAATTGAAGAAATACATGAAGTTGTGGTAAACCCAAAAGATAGAGACTTATTTTTGTCTTCAGAAAAGCTCATAATGAAAATAAAGCACCAAAAGACTCTAGCTGAAAGCTTGTTTTATACAAAATCAAGTAAAACCAAACATTAATTTAGTCTATCCTCAGGGTTACCATACAGTTACCATACAGTAACAGCACCGAGAGAGTTTTGCTCAGTCGCCATTCCCGGTCAACCAAAATGCAACATCAAATACATCTTCATTGGCCAAGTCAATTATATGATTCACCTTTTCCATTTTGGTTGGAAGCAACATAATTGCAGATAACTTCGATGGCCAACTGATGAGCATTCTTGTTTTGAAGCTTAGCTAACCCATCCATTGCTTCGTATGTCTCTTTATCGGTAAAAAGCTTAAGGTTGTGGCGTGTTGTTTGTGGTACTACTGGACCTTCCCATTTCTCAATAAATTCtttaagcttctcaaatcccTATAAACAGACAATGGTGTCATTTTGGACAAACACACCATTCACTTTAACATTcataataatcattttaaatattaataagcAAGTTAAAAAGAAGGCTCCAAGATGCAACAAAAAGTATAAAAGGCACAATTTACCAGTCGGGATGTGAAGTTGCCAAATGATTCTTTAGATTGACGCTTTTGCTTCCAATGATAAAACAATGGCTCCAAAACCTTTTCAAGGTCATGAAGCTTCACCTTGTCCATGAAAGTTCGAgctaatgatgtttggttactGCTGCCTCCAAGCCAAACCTATATCGGGAGGAGGGAGAAAGAGAGAGGTGGTCAAGATggacttttaaaattttctactAAGCGTAAGTGGGTTGAACCAGTGATTAACAAACCTGATAGCTATTTGGGCCGTCACCAACCAGACCAAGTTCAGCCATATAAGGTCTAGCACAACCATTAGGGCAGCCAGTTATCCTTACAACTATGGATTCGCTATACTTCAGACCAACCTGAAATCAGAAGAGATAATTAGAAAGTTTCATAAATAGTGATCTCTATCATATCAATAGTATCATTTACTTCAATACGAGACTTTTATCAGGCAGCAATACCTTCTCAAACATGGCTCGAATACGCTTAAGAATACTTGGTATCCCACGCTCAGCTTCAGTAATTGCCAGGGGACATAATGGGAAAGCTGGGCATGCCATTGCCGTTACGTTAAGGGGATCTACATATTTTGGTTGCTGTTCACAGCAAAACAAGGTATTATAGGCctaataatgaaaaataaaacaatatacaCTGCAAAACCGGAATAGTATAGAAGGGGAAAAGAAAACTAAATAAAACAAACCATTAGCATGAAGGCAAGAAATTAACCAATGTTCaaccaaatataataaagtaaaTTTGTGTTAGAATATATGAAAGCATCTCGTAATATATTGATTGTATTAGGAGTAATATAGTATAACTTAGATTATCTCTTAAAATTGGTTTCCATAATTCCTTATGAATAAGCATCAGTCAAAATTGAGTGGAAAACATTCGCCATTATCCCCCATAAAAAATTGGTCATCGCAAAAGCAGCAATTAACAAGATTTATGAACACCTAAAAAATACAAATGGCTATCCCTGACAAAATGGAATAGTCAATATAATGTGGGCATGTAACaattagagtgtgtttggatgatggattctagaaattcaagggattttaaatactaggcaattcaattgattcaattgaattcccttgatttttaaattccagtgtttggataaagtgttgaaattccatcaattgtaaaattctttgtttggataatgtaattgaatttccttcatttaattttatttattttaataaaatcgaccataaacccaaaaattggccgaaaaaccgaaaaaaatcggcggaaaaacctaaaatcgatcaaaaaccataaatcggctgaaaaacctaaaatcgaccaaaagccctaaaaccgactataaacactaaaatcggccgaaaacccaacaaatcggcagaaaaacctaaaatcggccaaaattccaaaaatcgactataagcCCTAATATCGgctgaaaatccaaaaaattggtggaaaaaccaaaaatcgaccgaaaacccaaaaaaatggccgaaaacctaaaatcgtcgaaaatccaaaaaatggcagaaaaacctaaaatcagccaaaatccaaaaaatcaactataaaccctaaaatcggccggcaacccgaaaaatcggcagaaaaacttaaaatcgtccaaaattccaaaaatcggctgaaaacccaaaaaatcggccgaaaaaccaaaaatcgaccgacaacccaaaaaatcggccgaaaacctaaaatcgggcggcaacccgaaaaatcggcagaaaaacctaaaatcggccaaaattccaaaaaacgactataaaccctaaaatcgaccaaaaaacgaaaaatcgaccgaaaaaccaaaaaatcgactataaaccctaatatcggccgaaaaatgggtttatagtcaattttaggtttttcggccgattttggggtttattgccgatttcaggattttgggtcgattttaggttttcggccgagttttttgggtttagggacgattttagattcttcggccgattttttggatgttggccgattttgggttctcggtcgatttttggtttttcggccgattttttggatttcggccgattttagggtttatatttgatttttgggatgttggccgattttaagtttttctgccgatttttcgggttacCGGCCGATTTTAaggtttatagttgattttttggattttggccgattttaggtttttggtcgattttttgggttttcggtcgatttttggtttttcggccgattttttgggttttcagccgattttagggtttatagtcgatttttaaaattttcgccgattttaggtttttctgccgatttttcgggttgccgaccgattttagggtttatagtcgatttttttattttggccgattttaggtttttctgccgattttgggtttttggtcgatttttggtttttcggccgattttagggtttatagtcgatttttggaatttttgccgattttaggtttttctgccgatttttcgggttgccgcccgattttaggttttcggccgattttttgggttttcggtcgatttttggtttttcggccgattttttaggttttcagccgattttagggtttatagtcgatttttggaattttggacgattttaggtttttctgcggATTTTTCGTGTtgccggccgattttttggattttcggcgattttaggttttcggccaattttttgggttttcggtcgatttttggtttttcggccgattttttgggtttttagCCGATATTAGGgcttatagtcgatttttggaattttggccgattttaggtttttctgccgattttttgggttttcggccgattttagaaTTTATATTCGATTTTTAAGCTTTTGGCCGATTGTAGGTtatttctgccgattttttgaattttcggccgatttagcgtttatcgtcgattttaggtttttcgactaattttagattttacgatcaattagtaatttttaaaagtttatagagaagaagaaatttcaaattctttggttttaggtgtcattttgaaattctctaaatttaacttgaacaaaatacttcataaatttccatcattttgaaaattcttcaaattttcatccaaacaatgaaattcatctcaaatcatttgaattccctcaaaacattactttacctcaaaaaattctcccatccaaacacactcttaggtGTTCTAAACCCAACATAGTGTGAAAGGATGAAACTACTAATTATGACCTCTAAATGACACATTGTAGAGTTAACATTAACAAACAATGTCAAATGTCAACTGAGCAAGGACAGGTAGATTCAATTCaacattttattaacaaatagTATAGCTTAACATAAACAATCAGGGCAAGGGTATATAATCTATTAATCTGTAAGAATTAAGTTGTGAACATCTCACCAGCAGACCAGCCTGAGAAAGAATGGTTGTGATGGGGCGTTTCCATGCAGCACGAATATCAGTCAATATAATGTTCTGATTTGGAGTTAACCTAACATTCAAATGATACTTCTCAATAACCTCCCTCAGTGCTGTTTTCATTTTTCCACCAATACGACCATTGTCCACATGAAGCCCACAGTACAAACCGCCATCACCCTGGAAGATAAAATCTAGTTAGCCAACATTACATAAGGACTGGAGCTATAGTTTGGCCAAATAAAGTATCACACCAAAGAATAAAATACCAGCGCCTTACTTAGCCGCATATAAAGGAGATATGGCTATATTTCTCTCGCATAGTCACACAGTGTGGGGTAAGCAAAATCTAAGAAGCACCCAAAAATCAGAACTAACTATTAGCTTCACTTAACTACTCAGCCAGATATTGTCTGTTTCTATGCTATGACTATCATACCTTTTCAGGTAAAACAGAACCAAAATAAGTGTACACATTTCAGGTGAGATGGCGTGCACGAAGATCCATTCTCATCATATCAGGCTATTAAATTCAGGAAAAAGACAATTCAGGAAAAAGACATCATACAAGTCAAAAGTCTATCTATCCAAAAACTTTCTCAACATGTGGAAGTCCGGGCAACTATGAATGGCATGCATCAACAAACAATAATAGAGTTACctacaagaaaacataaatacattgatattaatatattatacactTGTCTAGAGAATCAACCTGCTGATGCCATCCAAGATAACTTTTGAATTCCCATTCCGGCAAGCTGCGGAAAGGTTCAAACTTCTTGCCATAATATTCCTCAACTACATTTCTGAACTTCTCTATTCCCCAAGAGTCGATCAGATATTTCATTCTACTATACTTGCGGTCATCTCTTCTCCCATTTTCTCGTTGTGTAACAACAATTGCTTTCACTGCATACAAAATATCCTCTTTTGGCACGTAACCCAATGGTTCAGCCAATCGGGGGAAAGTGGATTCCATCCTATGCGTTCTTCCCATCCCCCCACCAACCtgcaaaaataattacaaaatcCCAGTTAGACTGATGACAGAAAAGACTATAAACCAACCGTTATTTAAACTAATCTTACATATAAGTTGAATCCTTGAGGCTCTCCATTATCATcagtaacaacaacaacaccgATATCATTTGTGAGAATATCGACAGAGTTATCAGTCGGCACTGTAACTGCAATTTTGAATTTCCTCGGCAAGAACTGAGTTCCATAAATGGGCTCAGGGGAATCAGTGAAGTTTGTACCGTGAGAATTGTCATTTCGTGCCTGAACTACCTCAGGCGATTCCGCTGACATAATTCTCTCCCCATCTACCCAAACATCATAGTAAAAACCAGACTGAGGAGCCAAAAGTGCAGCAATATTCTCCGCAGTTTGTTGAGCAAATAGATAATCTTTCCTGAAAATGGGAGCAGCAGGAGCAAGCACATTTCTATTCAAATCCCCACAAGCACCGAGACTCGATCCCATATTTCTAATAATAGTAGCCATTACATGTTTAAGATCCTTCTTAACAACACCATGAAGCTGAAACGTCTGTCTAGTAGTCAAACGAAGTGTCCCAATTCCAAATTGATCAGCAAGATCATCCATAGTCAAGTAAAGTTGATTTGAAACTTTACCACAAGGATTCTTAGTTCGTATCATAAACGAATAAGTCCTTGAACCACGTTCATCTCTATTATACTGTTGATAACTGCCATGAAACTTAATCAATTGTGTCGCGGCTTCGCTTAAATTAGGTGCATCATTTAACATATCCTCATTTAAAGGATATCTTATGAAATTACTTTGTTCTTTGAATATCTCAACTTTACTCCTCTTTTGTTCAGTTGCAGTTTCAGACTTTGCAGgctacaaataaataattcaaaaataaaatccataAATTCAACTAAATTCAAATTCTAGCTACCAACATGTAATtacatattaattattcaaataatattttttttaaaataaaaataaaattattgtaatTATAGACTATTCGAAAAGGAAAGTGAGAATATGAACCGTGGAAACAGCACGTATGATGAGAGTGGAGGAGCGAGTGGAGGAAGGGATGGAGAGAGCATTGCGATTGAGAGAAGTGGCGGCGGATAAAGAGCTGAGGGTGTGGTAGGTAGGGATCTGAAGTTTGGGGTCTCTGAGCGCCGCTGATGAAAACGACGTCGTCATGAGGTAGAGAGAAAgagggttttggttttggttttggttttggctgCGTTGGTTCTGAGTCTGAGAGTGAAAATGAACGAACACAGTGAGTGAGTGCTATAGATGCTTTCTGCAACCGAATAATTTTAtctgtattaataataataatcaaattcAATTGAATTGGTACCACAACGCAACTTTATAGTAGTgaattttgatataaaaaaagtttatagaAGTGAAATGAAAATTGGAGTGTTAGATTGATTGAGTGAAAGGGCGAAGGCAAAGTTGGATTTGTTTGTTGTGTTGTGCGTGTGGGTGCGAAGTCACGTGGCTACCACGGGAGCATATTAAAGTGAGTGCTGTAATATTAATATTCGGTTATTGACGTACGCGCTCACGCATCACGCTCTTCCTTTCCTTTTGTTTTCTGCTAAAGCTTGAAAACgctttttggattttttatataaagttcattgaaattaattttctaCCTTGCGTTACTGGTGAGTCAAAAAAGGAAtatcattattaagattaaatATTCGTCTATACAAAAAAGAGGAATAGTataatatatcaacaaaaaaaaaggaattttaTTTACCACTATGTTTTAGAATCTCTATTTGAGACCGGTcctcttttataaaaaaaagaaaatttttgtTCGAAACTAACTCAATTTTACAAAAGTAATATATAAGATgagaattattttaatttattaacaGATTTTCaagttatatttaatttaatgtgaGATTTTTTCCACATGCTTCTCTCGCTTTTAAAAATGGACATAGAAGCATGTTCAAGTGATTTAGTAAAAATTAAAGAATCATGCTAACCGATATTCCGAAGTATTGgttaaggaaaaaaaagttttaaattgaaaatatttttttttagatttttgaaTAATTGGCTATACAAGCTTCAAtatcatattactatatttattttcttaaaaagtaTTCCGGGGACACTGTTTATATTTTCCAAAGTTTAGTATTTTCCAAAATTTAATAGTAGTTGATAACTTAACAGATTTTTAATACACCCTAATAGAATTTAATAGTTGATAACTTAATAGAATTGTGagttagatttaatttaatctgacaaaattaatttataaggtAAAAAGTATCTCTATTTATAAATTCAagttcacttatattttaagtaattaagtaaaatgaaaaaactaaaTGAGTTGTTTGTTGATGttgcaaattaattaatttaaaaaatactcTGATGTATAAAGATGGAAAACAAACTAATTTAATTTGAGACTTTCCGGAAagcataaataataatttatttatttattttagaaaacATTGTGAATTCATAGAGGAGGAGACTCACGAACCTGGACGGAATCTTGGACAATGCGGTTTGTTCACACTCAAAATAACTACTactattgtaaacaaaaaaaaaaataactactactataaataaattaaaaaaattactataaatatcttcagaaaagaaaagaaaaagaaattactaTATTGTGGATTTAATTCATGTATATTGtggatttaaaaaataattatccatttatttcacaataattaatttatttgtaaaacaaaatttcCTAATACAACCATCACTTTTTATCAACGATAAattgatataaattttgtttggtaaaaaatagaaGATAACcaataagttagtttatagcgGGTgaacttatagcgaataagttagctgattgaatttgtagtatttgataaaattaattagcgcttgaattagcttataagtatgcaaggacataaaaaatatttaattaatattcaatttttttcaagtaagatgatagagataatattgaaagaaaaatataacctATAATCTCATAAACTACTTGAattagcgtttgaaaaataagctataagctagtaaaataaattataagttctTTTTGATAAATTGTTACCAAATTGAGTTTTGTTAATCAAatgaacttataacttataagttattacATCATCTCCAA
This portion of the Trifolium pratense cultivar HEN17-A07 linkage group LG3, ARS_RC_1.1, whole genome shotgun sequence genome encodes:
- the LOC123914851 gene encoding uncharacterized protein LOC123914851, with translation MAIGTQTAIINAPEHLKCKLLAGTFKDVALRWYMNLPRNSIESYADFHKKFIHQFAGSKHVKVTSTSLFSIRQNHNESLRSFLTIFCEATIKVSNPNQEMFVAAFHNGLRAGHFNESLAQKPASSMQEVNKRAECYIKGEESNAEKRQKDAKEKEYVSRTTKAPDHQRQKAGGHQGDSWQRRHGKPYHQPSRREFRNHPASGEFTPLNTSKAYVLDEILASGLANLPARRTTNIPMGLDDNAWCSYHRCRGHSTENCFRLRDLIEELIKSGHLRKFIEDAAHGRVVVPKIPRKEPRNTPGPGKEPPKGRISVNTIAGGFSGGGESSSARKRYVRRAISEIYLVRQPQSLAIPDLAFTAKDGLKVAPHDDDPLVIQVQILNCDVKRVLIDSGSSADIMYWEAF
- the LOC123917676 gene encoding LOW QUALITY PROTEIN: sulfite reductase [ferredoxin], chloroplastic (The sequence of the model RefSeq protein was modified relative to this genomic sequence to represent the inferred CDS: deleted 1 base in 1 codon), whose translation is MTTSFSSAALRDPKLQIPTYHTLSSLSAATSLNRNALSIPSSTRSSTLIIRAVSTPAKSETATEQKRSKVEIFKEQSNFIRYPLNEDMLNDAPNLSEAATQLIKFHGSYQQYNRDERGSRTYSFMIRTKNPCGKVSNQLYLTMDDLADQFGIGTLRLTTRQTFQLHGVVKKDLKHVMATIIRNMGSSLGACGDLNRNVLAPAAPIFRKDYLFAQQTAENIAALLAPQSGFYYDVWVDGERIMSAESPEVVQARNDNSHGTNFTDSPEPIYGTQFLPRKFKIAVTVPTDNSVDILTNDIGVVVVTDDNGEPQGFNLYVGGGMGRTHRMESTFPRLAEPLGYVPKEDILYAVKAIVVTQRENGRRDDRKYSRMKYLIDSWGIEKFRNVVEEYYGKKFEPFRSLPEWEFKSYLGWHQQGDGGLYCGLHVDNGRIGGKMKTALREVIEKYHLNVRLTPNQNIILTDIRAAWKRPITTILSQAGLLQPKYVDPLNVTAMACPAFPLCPLAITEAERGIPSILKRIRAMFEKVGLKYSESIVVRITGCPNGCARPYMAELGLVGDGPNSYQVWLGGSSNQTSLARTFMDKVKLHDLEKVLEPLFYHWKQKRQSKESFGNFTSRLGFEKLKEFIEKWEGPVVPQTTRHNLKLFTDKETYEAMDGLAKLQTRMLISWPSKLSAIMLLPTKMEKVNHIIDLANEDVFDVAFWLTGNGD